Part of the Flagellimonas eckloniae genome, TATGGCCTTTTCTATTCCCTTGACATTTTCTTTTAAATACTTCATTTTTGCTCCATATTCTTCTGGTAAGCAATATCCAGTAGTGTCCGGAATATTAAGAACAGTGGCACCAGCTTTTACTACAGCTTCGCAGACTTGCGCCAAGAACTCATTATCCGTACGTCCTGCGTCTTCCGCATAAAACTCCACATCTTCCACAAAAGACTTTGCATAAGTAACGGCCTCAACTGCGCGCTCAATGATTTTATCTCGGGTGGTGTTAAACTTATATTTTATGTGGGAATCTGAAGTGCCAATGCCAGTATGTATTCTTGGTCTTTTGGCAATCTTAATAGCTTCAGCGGCAACTTCTATATCTTTCTTAACGGCCCTGGTCAAACCACAGACCGTTGCATTTTTGACCAATTTTGCGATTTCATGAACAGATTTAAAGTCTCCAGGACTTGAAATAGGAAAGCCTGCTTCAATAACATCGACTCCAAGTTGATCTAAACGCTCAGCTATGACCAATTTTTGAGTCGTATCCAACTTACAACCAGGGACCTGTTCACCATCCCTAAGTGTAGTATCAAAAATTTGTACCTTATCTTTACTCATTATTTTAGTCAATTTATTCTAAGCTATACGAAGATATGGTAGGAGTTTTCAAGAACTAAAAAATGATAAAAATCATTACAACGTTAAATTGTATTTCATAGTATTTAAATGTCTGAATTACAATTATTTAAATTATATATTTTACGATGACAAATGCCCATAAGGACACCTTATTTGTACTGATTAAGTCGCTTTCCAAATCAGAGAAACGTCAGTTTAAACTCTATGTTGGTCGTCTTGGGGTAAATACAGATGCTAAATTCCTGGCACTTTTTAACCTTATGGATAAGATGCGGATGTATGACGAACGACAAATTTTGGATAGCGGAATTGTAAAAAAAGCGCAACTATCCAACTTAAAGGCACATCTCTACAAACAAATACTTGTAAGCTTGCGATTGAACCCTGTAAATCAAAATATTCGGGTTCAAATACGGGAAC contains:
- a CDS encoding 2-isopropylmalate synthase, encoding MSKDKVQIFDTTLRDGEQVPGCKLDTTQKLVIAERLDQLGVDVIEAGFPISSPGDFKSVHEIAKLVKNATVCGLTRAVKKDIEVAAEAIKIAKRPRIHTGIGTSDSHIKYKFNTTRDKIIERAVEAVTYAKSFVEDVEFYAEDAGRTDNEFLAQVCEAVVKAGATVLNIPDTTGYCLPEEYGAKMKYLKENVKGIEKAILSCHCHNDLGLATANSIAGVVNGARQIECTINGIGERAGNTSLEEVVMILRQHPYLNLDTNVNSTLLLDTSQMVSQKMGMPVQPNKAIVGSNAFAHSSGIHQDGVIKQRETYEIMDPKDVGVSESSIVLTARSGRAALAYRAKNVGYELTKLQLDVVYENFLKFADQKKEILDEDIHQIIDTCDITIESLA